One genomic segment of Protaetiibacter intestinalis includes these proteins:
- a CDS encoding DUF5719 family protein — MTDAEQPTPDVGPTPEEDVVPENVVPEETVPAEAVAPDETVPEEETADTTSAPRGRGRARAATIISLRIVRGLVGAAAAVVVVGGVGLVPLPTIGIEPLATTVTPEPAEPLRLCAGSLLRLGDDTGANAGQASAVGTPRLTVAAEGGTASQAPLAGSDAGTGGTPQAPTLLSAPADATALAGAQAQTATGAGDLEGLAVSACTEPSSSQWLVGGSMTVGRTTMLLIANPTAVTAEVTLRIWGESGPVSAPGMSGIRVAPGTQRVLPLTGFAPGLASPVVHVEARGGQVVAALQTSVIRVLDPGGVDTVSAGVAPSRTSVVPAVRIADEEGVSSVLGIADYADLEAVARIGNPGETDASVELSLLPADEGGTASSFQLTVPAGTTTDVPLSSALELGEAPIPDGSYSVVFSSDQPVVTAVRASTTPVADVDADGTPEPGDADLAWFAAAPVLGDGAAVAVADAPSPVLVAYNPDNAERTLTLTPIGGGESLTLVVPPARPASIALDRDTVYLLDGAVGLRAGVTFAASGRVGGYTVTSPREGDSPLVVRP, encoded by the coding sequence ATGACTGACGCCGAGCAGCCGACCCCGGATGTCGGGCCGACGCCCGAGGAGGACGTCGTGCCCGAGAACGTCGTGCCCGAGGAGACCGTGCCCGCCGAGGCTGTCGCCCCCGACGAGACGGTCCCCGAGGAGGAGACCGCCGACACGACGTCCGCCCCGCGGGGCCGCGGTCGCGCCCGCGCGGCGACCATCATCTCGCTGCGCATCGTGCGGGGGCTCGTCGGCGCGGCGGCGGCCGTCGTCGTGGTCGGCGGCGTCGGGCTCGTGCCCCTCCCGACGATCGGCATCGAGCCGCTCGCGACCACCGTGACCCCCGAGCCCGCCGAGCCGCTGCGGCTGTGCGCCGGCTCGCTCCTGCGCCTCGGCGACGACACGGGCGCCAACGCGGGGCAGGCCTCGGCCGTCGGCACGCCGCGCCTCACGGTCGCGGCCGAGGGCGGCACGGCGAGCCAGGCCCCGCTCGCGGGAAGCGACGCCGGCACGGGCGGCACCCCGCAGGCTCCGACGCTGCTCAGCGCGCCCGCGGACGCGACGGCGCTCGCCGGGGCCCAGGCGCAGACCGCCACCGGCGCGGGCGACCTCGAGGGCCTCGCCGTCTCCGCGTGCACCGAGCCGAGCAGCTCGCAGTGGCTCGTCGGGGGGTCGATGACCGTGGGCCGCACGACGATGCTGCTCATCGCCAATCCCACCGCCGTCACCGCCGAGGTCACGTTGCGGATCTGGGGCGAATCCGGGCCCGTGAGCGCACCCGGCATGAGCGGCATCCGCGTGGCCCCGGGCACCCAGCGCGTGCTGCCCCTCACGGGTTTCGCGCCGGGGCTCGCCTCTCCCGTCGTGCACGTGGAGGCGCGCGGCGGCCAGGTCGTCGCGGCGCTGCAGACCTCCGTCATCCGCGTGCTCGACCCGGGTGGGGTCGACACCGTCTCGGCGGGGGTGGCGCCGTCGCGGACCTCCGTCGTGCCCGCCGTGCGCATCGCCGACGAGGAGGGGGTCTCGAGCGTGCTCGGGATCGCCGACTACGCCGACCTCGAGGCGGTGGCCCGCATCGGCAACCCGGGCGAGACGGATGCGAGCGTCGAGCTGAGTCTGCTGCCCGCAGACGAGGGTGGCACGGCGAGCTCGTTCCAGCTCACCGTGCCGGCCGGCACGACGACCGACGTCCCGCTCTCGTCCGCCCTCGAACTGGGCGAGGCGCCGATCCCCGACGGCTCCTACTCGGTCGTCTTCAGCTCCGACCAGCCCGTCGTGACGGCCGTGCGCGCCTCCACGACGCCCGTCGCCGACGTGGACGCCGACGGCACCCCCGAGCCGGGCGACGCGGACCTCGCATGGTTCGCGGCGGCACCCGTGCTGGGCGACGGCGCGGCCGTGGCGGTCGCCGACGCGCCCTCGCCCGTGCTCGTCGCGTACAACCCCGACAACGCCGAGCGCACCCTCACCCTCACCCCGATCGGCGGGGGAGAGTCGCTCACGCTCGTCGTGCCGCCCGCGCGCCCGGCCTCGATCGCCCTCGACCGCGACACGGTCTACCTGCTGGACGGCGCCGTGGGTCTGCGGGCGGGCGTCACCTTCGCGGCCTCGGGGCGGGTGGGCGGCTACACCGTCACCTCGCCGCGCGAGGGCGACAGCCCCCTCGTCGTGCGGCCGTAG
- a CDS encoding metallopeptidase family protein, translating to MPRSTRRISARTGYRDRHGRGIRSAVTGPHLPMLRTRLDFFDACVASAVEYLRALWPEELATVRFDIAASPPGEPGADGVDRWRVDARRRRVVLYRIPIQRLAHLHRDDDWHRRSYIESCVFRAVAELLGKDPWDIAPERYRHF from the coding sequence ATGCCCCGATCCACGCGTCGCATCTCGGCCAGGACGGGCTACCGCGACCGCCACGGCCGCGGCATCCGCTCGGCCGTGACGGGGCCGCACCTGCCGATGCTGCGCACCCGGCTCGACTTCTTCGACGCCTGCGTCGCCTCGGCGGTCGAGTACCTGCGGGCGCTGTGGCCCGAGGAGCTCGCGACGGTGCGCTTCGACATCGCCGCCTCGCCCCCCGGGGAGCCGGGGGCGGACGGCGTGGACCGCTGGCGGGTGGATGCGCGACGCCGCCGCGTCGTGCTGTACCGGATCCCCATCCAGCGCCTCGCCCACCTGCACCGCGACGACGACTGGCACCGGCGCTCCTACATCGAGAGCTGCGTGTTCCGTGCCGTGGCGGAGCTGCTCGGCAAGGACCCGTGGGACATCGCGCCGGAGCGCTACCGGCACTTCTGA
- a CDS encoding stage II sporulation protein M — MDLDAYAAAHGAEWDRLARLARSRSLDGAEADELIDRYQTGAAQLSAIRTTIGGSAQGEHLSLALWRARLAFTGVRRNPLRSLTVFAAVQLPAALYRVRWLTLAVALATVLIAAGYFVWLSTDARAFAALGLPSDLQHYAEEDFVGYYSAYSEAGFAAQVWTNNAWIAAQCIMFGILGVWVPYVVFGNAQSLGISAAVMNRYDRLDQFFLYISPHGQLELYAIFVAAAAGLMIFWAWIAPGARTRAQALAQDGRAFFTIVVGLVVALLVSGIIEGFVTRQDWPWPIKIGIGTVALAAFLVYQWVVGGRAARAGETGDLDEFETGSRRIVSV; from the coding sequence ATGGACCTCGACGCCTACGCTGCCGCCCACGGTGCGGAGTGGGATCGGCTCGCCCGCCTGGCCCGCTCGCGCAGCCTCGACGGGGCGGAGGCCGACGAGCTCATCGACCGCTACCAGACCGGTGCCGCGCAGCTCTCGGCGATCCGCACCACGATCGGCGGCTCGGCGCAGGGCGAGCACCTCTCGCTCGCGTTGTGGCGTGCGCGACTCGCGTTCACGGGCGTGCGGCGCAACCCGCTGCGCTCGCTGACCGTCTTCGCGGCCGTGCAGCTGCCCGCCGCGCTCTACCGGGTGCGCTGGTTGACGCTCGCGGTCGCCCTCGCGACGGTGCTCATCGCCGCCGGCTACTTCGTCTGGCTCTCGACGGATGCGCGTGCCTTCGCCGCCCTCGGCCTGCCGAGCGACCTCCAGCACTACGCCGAGGAGGACTTCGTCGGCTACTACTCGGCCTACTCCGAGGCCGGGTTCGCCGCGCAGGTGTGGACCAACAACGCCTGGATCGCCGCCCAGTGCATCATGTTCGGCATCCTCGGCGTGTGGGTGCCCTACGTCGTCTTCGGCAACGCGCAGTCGCTCGGCATCTCGGCCGCCGTCATGAACCGCTACGACCGGCTCGACCAGTTCTTCCTCTACATCTCGCCGCACGGCCAGCTCGAGCTCTACGCGATCTTCGTCGCGGCGGCGGCCGGCCTCATGATCTTCTGGGCGTGGATCGCACCGGGCGCCCGGACGCGCGCCCAGGCGCTCGCCCAGGACGGCCGCGCGTTCTTCACGATCGTGGTGGGGCTCGTGGTGGCGCTGCTCGTCTCGGGCATCATCGAGGGCTTCGTCACCCGGCAGGACTGGCCGTGGCCGATCAAGATCGGCATCGGCACGGTCGCGCTCGCCGCCTTCCTCGTCTACCAGTGGGTTGTGGGCGGCCGCGCCGCGCGGGCGGGGGAGACGGGCGACCTCGACGAGTTCGAGACCGGTTCGCGGCGCATCGTCTCCGTCTGA
- the ahcY gene encoding adenosylhomocysteinase, with the protein MSISTPVSTGLPFKVADIALAEAGRHQIRLAENEMPGLMALRAEYGEAQPLAGARIAGSLHMTVQTAVLIETLVALGAQVRWASCNIFSTQDDAAAAVAVGPTGTAASPAGVPVFAWKGETLEEYWWATSRIFDWSAEAAAVGADWTGPNLILDDGGDATLLVHTGREYELAGAVPATPEDASHEWSVVLDTLRASLADDPQRWTRIAADIQGVTEETTTGVHRLYELHRDGRLLFPAINVNDSVTKSKFDNKYGIRHSLPDGLNRATDVLMGGKVAFVCGYGDVGKGSAEALRGQGARVIVSEIDPINALQAAMDGYQVARLDSVIDQVDFVITTTGNKDVVTIDQILKLKHQAVIANVGHFDNEIDMAGLESLPGAVKVEIKPQVHEWRLPNGRSVLVLSEGRLMNLGNATGHPSFVMSNSFSNQVLAQLELWVNRAAYEDRVYVLPKILDEKVARLHLASLGVELTELTPEQAAYIGVPVEGPYKVDHYRY; encoded by the coding sequence ATGAGCATCTCCACCCCCGTCTCCACCGGTCTGCCGTTCAAGGTCGCCGACATCGCCCTCGCCGAGGCCGGTCGCCACCAGATCCGCCTCGCCGAGAACGAGATGCCGGGCCTCATGGCCCTGCGTGCGGAGTACGGGGAGGCGCAGCCCCTCGCGGGCGCCCGCATCGCCGGATCGCTGCACATGACCGTGCAGACCGCGGTGCTCATCGAGACCCTCGTGGCCCTCGGCGCCCAGGTGCGCTGGGCCAGCTGCAACATCTTCTCCACCCAGGACGACGCGGCCGCCGCCGTCGCGGTCGGCCCGACCGGCACCGCCGCATCCCCCGCGGGCGTTCCGGTGTTCGCCTGGAAGGGCGAGACCCTCGAGGAGTACTGGTGGGCCACCAGCCGCATCTTCGACTGGTCGGCCGAGGCCGCCGCGGTCGGCGCCGACTGGACCGGCCCGAACCTCATCCTCGACGATGGCGGCGACGCGACCCTGCTCGTGCACACCGGTCGCGAGTACGAGCTCGCGGGCGCCGTGCCCGCCACCCCCGAGGACGCGAGCCACGAGTGGAGTGTCGTGCTCGACACCCTGCGCGCCTCGCTCGCGGACGACCCGCAGCGCTGGACCCGCATCGCGGCCGACATCCAGGGCGTCACCGAGGAGACCACGACCGGCGTGCACCGCCTCTACGAGCTGCACCGCGACGGGCGCCTGCTCTTCCCCGCCATCAACGTCAACGACTCGGTCACCAAGTCCAAGTTCGACAACAAGTACGGCATCCGCCACTCCCTGCCCGACGGCCTCAACCGCGCCACCGACGTGCTCATGGGCGGCAAGGTCGCCTTCGTGTGCGGCTACGGGGATGTCGGCAAGGGCTCGGCGGAGGCACTCCGCGGCCAGGGCGCGCGCGTCATCGTCTCGGAGATCGACCCCATCAACGCGCTTCAGGCCGCCATGGACGGCTACCAGGTGGCGCGGCTCGACTCCGTGATCGACCAGGTCGACTTCGTCATCACGACGACGGGCAACAAGGACGTCGTGACGATCGACCAGATCCTGAAGCTCAAGCACCAGGCCGTGATCGCGAACGTCGGCCACTTCGACAACGAGATCGACATGGCGGGCCTCGAGTCGCTGCCGGGCGCGGTCAAGGTCGAGATCAAGCCGCAGGTGCACGAGTGGCGGCTGCCGAACGGACGCAGCGTGCTCGTGCTCTCGGAGGGGCGCCTCATGAACCTCGGCAACGCGACCGGGCACCCGAGCTTCGTGATGAGCAACTCGTTCAGCAACCAGGTGCTCGCCCAGCTCGAGCTGTGGGTGAACCGGGCCGCCTATGAGGATCGCGTGTACGTGCTGCCGAAGATCCTCGACGAGAAGGTCGCGCGCCTGCACCTCGCCTCGCTCGGCGTCGAGCTCACCGAGCTCACCCCCGAGCAGGCCGCCTACATCGGGGTTCCCGTCGAGGGCCCCTACAAGGTGGACCACTACCGCTACTGA
- a CDS encoding phosphomannomutase/phosphoglucomutase: MSTPDLTAFVKAYDVRGLVGSQLTPEVVEALAAGFVDELGAAGSPVIVGHDMRDSSPEFAAAFARGASARGAEVVSIGLCSTDETYFASGFLDAPAAMFTASHNPASYNGIKFSRAGAQGISLGTGLAAIRDRAQAYLASGGVPSVEQPGGVVVRDVLADYAAHLRSLVDLSGIRPLRVVVDAGNGMGGMTVPAVLGTAAGLPELPLEIIPLYFELDGTFPNHEANPLEPENLVDLQRAVVAHGADLGLAFDGDADRCFVVDETGAPVTPSAVAAIVARREVARVRAAGETGDVFVIHNLITSRFVPESITAAGAIPVRTNVGHSLIKDRMRETDAVFGGEHSAHYYFRDFWGADNGMLAAMHLLAEFGGQDAPLSAFASAYDPYALSGEINSVVEDVPAAYTRIVEAFARRGDFDELDGLTVTGHPERGFWWFNVRPSNTEPLLRLNVEADTAEQMAIVRDEVLALIRA, encoded by the coding sequence GTGAGCACCCCTGATCTGACCGCATTCGTCAAGGCCTACGACGTGCGGGGCCTCGTCGGCTCCCAGCTGACTCCGGAGGTCGTCGAGGCGCTCGCGGCGGGCTTCGTCGACGAGCTCGGCGCGGCGGGCTCTCCCGTCATCGTCGGGCACGACATGCGCGACTCGAGCCCGGAGTTCGCGGCCGCCTTCGCGCGCGGCGCCTCGGCCCGCGGTGCCGAGGTCGTGAGCATCGGCCTGTGCTCGACCGACGAGACCTACTTCGCCTCGGGCTTCCTCGACGCCCCCGCCGCCATGTTCACGGCGAGCCACAACCCGGCCAGCTACAACGGCATCAAGTTCAGCCGGGCGGGGGCCCAGGGCATCTCGCTCGGCACGGGTCTCGCCGCGATCCGCGACCGCGCCCAGGCGTACCTCGCCTCGGGCGGCGTGCCGAGCGTCGAGCAGCCGGGTGGCGTCGTCGTGCGCGACGTGCTCGCCGACTACGCGGCCCACCTGCGCTCCCTCGTCGACCTCTCCGGCATCCGTCCGCTGCGCGTGGTCGTGGATGCCGGCAACGGCATGGGCGGCATGACCGTGCCCGCCGTGCTCGGCACCGCGGCGGGGCTGCCCGAACTGCCGCTCGAGATCATCCCGCTGTATTTCGAGCTCGACGGCACCTTCCCCAACCACGAGGCGAACCCGCTCGAGCCCGAGAACCTCGTCGACCTGCAGCGGGCGGTCGTCGCGCACGGCGCGGACCTCGGGCTCGCCTTCGACGGCGACGCCGACCGCTGCTTCGTCGTCGACGAGACCGGCGCCCCCGTCACCCCGAGCGCCGTCGCCGCGATCGTGGCGCGGCGCGAGGTGGCGCGCGTGCGGGCCGCGGGGGAGACGGGCGACGTCTTCGTCATCCACAACCTCATCACCTCGCGCTTCGTGCCGGAGTCGATCACGGCCGCCGGCGCCATCCCGGTGCGCACCAACGTGGGCCACTCGCTCATCAAGGACCGCATGCGCGAGACGGACGCCGTGTTCGGCGGCGAGCACTCGGCGCACTACTACTTCCGCGACTTCTGGGGTGCCGACAACGGCATGCTCGCGGCGATGCACCTGCTCGCCGAGTTCGGCGGTCAGGATGCGCCCCTCTCGGCGTTCGCCTCCGCGTACGACCCCTACGCGCTCTCGGGCGAGATCAACTCGGTCGTCGAGGACGTGCCCGCCGCCTACACCCGGATCGTCGAGGCCTTCGCCCGCCGCGGCGACTTCGACGAGCTCGACGGCCTGACCGTCACCGGGCACCCCGAGCGGGGCTTCTGGTGGTTCAACGTGCGGCCCTCGAACACCGAGCCGCTGCTGCGGCTCAACGTCGAGGCCGACACCGCCGAGCAGATGGCGATCGTCCGCGACGAGGTGCTCGCCCTCATCCGCGCGTAG
- a CDS encoding DUF3499 family protein, with amino-acid sequence MSVRPCSKVACGREAVATLTYDYADAMAVLGPLAGRREPHSYDLCVVHAERLSAPQGWNIVRHVTVGELQS; translated from the coding sequence ATGAGCGTGCGACCGTGCAGCAAGGTGGCCTGCGGCCGGGAGGCCGTCGCCACGCTCACCTACGACTACGCGGATGCGATGGCCGTGCTCGGACCGCTCGCGGGACGCCGCGAACCGCACAGCTACGACCTGTGCGTGGTGCATGCGGAACGCCTCTCGGCGCCGCAGGGCTGGAACATCGTGCGGCACGTGACCGTGGGTGAACTACAGTCATGA
- a CDS encoding response regulator transcription factor: protein MPRILVAEDETRIASFVEKGLKAAGYGVETVADGVDALTLARSGEFDLLLLDLGLPGLDGLEVLRRLRADADALPVIILTARDSASDTVAGFEGGANDYVAKPFRFDELLARVRVRLQDARHQAAPAEQTLACGRVTLDLRTRRITSEAGTFDLSAREYGLAEEFLRNPEQVLSREQLLSRVWGLDFDPGSNVVDVYVRYLRKKIGPDHLKTVRGMGYRFTGEAGPTSR from the coding sequence ATGCCGCGCATCCTGGTCGCTGAAGACGAGACCCGCATCGCGTCGTTCGTCGAGAAGGGCCTCAAGGCCGCCGGGTACGGCGTCGAGACCGTCGCCGACGGCGTCGACGCGCTGACCCTCGCGCGCAGCGGCGAGTTCGACCTGCTGCTGCTCGACCTCGGGCTGCCGGGGCTCGACGGCCTCGAGGTGCTGCGTCGGCTGCGGGCCGACGCCGACGCGCTGCCCGTCATCATCCTCACGGCACGCGATTCGGCATCCGACACGGTCGCCGGCTTCGAAGGCGGTGCGAACGACTACGTCGCCAAGCCGTTCCGCTTCGACGAGCTGCTCGCCCGGGTGCGCGTGCGGCTGCAGGACGCCCGACACCAGGCGGCCCCCGCCGAGCAGACCCTCGCGTGCGGCCGGGTGACCCTCGACCTGCGCACCCGGCGCATCACCTCCGAGGCGGGCACCTTCGACCTGTCGGCGCGCGAGTACGGGCTCGCCGAGGAGTTCCTGCGCAACCCCGAGCAGGTGCTCAGCCGCGAGCAGCTGCTGAGCCGGGTGTGGGGCCTCGACTTCGACCCGGGCTCGAACGTCGTCGACGTCTACGTGCGCTACCTGCGCAAGAAGATCGGCCCCGACCATCTCAAGACGGTGCGGGGCATGGGGTACCGCTTCACGGGCGAGGCCGGCCCCACCTCTCGGTGA
- a CDS encoding RDD family protein, whose amino-acid sequence MAADPDADWVDTLDDDDALLTGEAVSLDLRPAGFALRAGGAAVDVLVSFVAFIALVLAFFTPAGALQLEAAWAGVFTITSLVLAFVVLPCLVETLSHGKSLGRLATGSRIVRDDGGAAGFRHAAIRALVGVVDFLFTLGGLAALVGLLSPRSKRLGDHLAGTYAQYERAPRVATPVFGMPLPLLEWASVADVARMPDPLARRIAMFLASTRELDPQRRGFLAQQLAFEASQFVAPLPAVDPELFLAGVTVARRDREARALQLEAERLARLEPVLSADPRP is encoded by the coding sequence ATGGCCGCGGACCCCGACGCCGACTGGGTCGACACTCTCGACGACGACGACGCGCTCCTCACCGGCGAGGCGGTCTCGCTCGATCTGCGGCCCGCCGGCTTCGCCCTCCGCGCGGGCGGCGCGGCGGTCGACGTGCTCGTCTCGTTCGTGGCGTTCATCGCCCTGGTGCTGGCGTTCTTCACCCCCGCGGGCGCCCTGCAGCTGGAGGCCGCCTGGGCCGGGGTCTTCACGATCACGAGCCTCGTGCTCGCCTTCGTCGTGCTGCCGTGCCTCGTCGAGACCCTCAGCCACGGCAAGTCGCTGGGACGCCTCGCGACGGGCTCGCGCATCGTGCGCGACGACGGCGGAGCCGCCGGGTTCCGGCACGCGGCGATCCGCGCACTCGTGGGGGTCGTCGACTTCCTCTTCACCCTCGGCGGCCTCGCCGCGCTCGTGGGGCTGCTCTCCCCCCGCTCGAAGCGGCTCGGCGACCACCTCGCCGGCACCTACGCGCAGTACGAGCGCGCGCCGCGGGTCGCGACCCCGGTGTTCGGGATGCCGCTGCCGCTGCTCGAGTGGGCGAGCGTCGCCGACGTCGCCCGGATGCCGGACCCGCTGGCCCGGCGGATCGCGATGTTCCTGGCATCCACCCGCGAGCTCGACCCGCAGCGCCGCGGCTTCCTCGCCCAGCAGCTCGCCTTCGAGGCCTCGCAGTTCGTCGCGCCGCTGCCCGCGGTCGACCCGGAGCTGTTCCTCGCGGGCGTGACGGTCGCCCGCCGCGACCGCGAGGCCCGCGCCCTGCAGCTGGAGGCCGAGCGCCTCGCGCGCCTCGAGCCCGTGCTGAGCGCCGACCCGCGCCCCTGA
- a CDS encoding sensor histidine kinase produces the protein MAAPWREATRSARFRILASMLLVAALGMTAAGFAAYLIQRERVLSQIDDRLTATVTGLQCIADGCDLDEGETPPATVLDFLGDAMTRVLPDHNESTLGIVDGAARLRPSSGILFRLDDDPDFVARVVAEADPDAVVRGTAETSLGTLRYVVIPVSIQDDPAQGLYVSAYDLDAELAEITEAFRTYAWVAAGALLLVGLVGWFVSGRLLRPLRLLRQTAAGIGEHDLDARIPATGTDDVSELTRTFNAMLDRLQRSFDAQRRLLDDVSHELRTPITIVRGHLELLDVDAPADVDATRELAIDELDRMNMLVDDIALLVKTSQPGFLRLEPVDVAELTEQVLAKARALSPDHEWAAAGSAHVVAELDPARITQAWLQLAENAAKYSPAGTTISLGSVVTAGGRVLELWVRDHGPGIPQDRLDWIFDRFSRVEVGRGVEGSGLGLSIVTAIAAAHGGRAYARNPTGGGARVAIAVDLADPEKEETDAAHPGR, from the coding sequence ATGGCTGCACCATGGCGGGAGGCGACGCGCTCCGCGCGTTTCCGCATCCTCGCCTCGATGCTGCTGGTCGCCGCGCTCGGGATGACCGCGGCCGGATTCGCGGCCTACCTCATCCAGCGCGAGCGGGTGCTCTCCCAGATCGACGACCGCCTCACCGCGACCGTCACGGGCCTGCAGTGCATCGCCGACGGCTGCGACCTCGACGAGGGCGAGACGCCGCCCGCCACGGTGCTCGACTTCCTCGGCGACGCCATGACGCGCGTGCTGCCCGACCACAACGAGTCGACCCTCGGCATCGTCGACGGCGCCGCGCGCCTGCGGCCGTCGAGCGGCATCCTGTTCCGCCTCGACGACGACCCCGACTTCGTCGCGCGCGTCGTCGCCGAGGCCGACCCGGATGCCGTGGTGCGGGGCACCGCCGAGACGAGCCTCGGCACCCTGCGCTACGTCGTCATCCCCGTCTCGATCCAGGACGACCCCGCGCAGGGCCTCTACGTCTCCGCCTACGACCTCGACGCCGAGCTCGCCGAGATCACCGAGGCGTTCCGCACCTACGCCTGGGTCGCGGCGGGCGCGCTGCTGCTCGTCGGGCTCGTCGGCTGGTTCGTGTCGGGACGGCTGCTGCGGCCGCTGCGCCTGCTGCGCCAGACCGCGGCCGGCATCGGCGAGCACGACCTCGACGCCCGCATCCCCGCGACCGGCACCGACGACGTCTCCGAGCTCACCCGCACCTTCAACGCCATGCTCGACCGCCTGCAGCGCTCCTTCGACGCCCAGCGCCGGCTGCTCGACGACGTGAGCCACGAGCTGCGCACGCCCATCACGATCGTGCGCGGCCACCTCGAGCTGCTCGACGTCGACGCCCCCGCCGACGTCGACGCGACGCGCGAGCTCGCGATCGACGAGCTCGACCGCATGAACATGCTCGTCGACGACATCGCCCTGCTCGTCAAGACGAGCCAGCCCGGATTCCTGCGGCTCGAGCCGGTCGACGTCGCCGAGCTCACCGAGCAGGTGCTCGCGAAGGCGCGGGCGCTGAGCCCGGACCACGAGTGGGCAGCCGCCGGGTCGGCGCACGTCGTCGCCGAACTCGACCCGGCCCGGATCACCCAGGCGTGGCTGCAGCTGGCCGAGAACGCCGCCAAGTACTCCCCCGCCGGCACGACGATCTCCCTCGGCAGCGTCGTCACCGCGGGGGGTCGCGTGCTCGAGCTGTGGGTGCGCGACCACGGCCCCGGCATCCCCCAGGACCGCCTCGACTGGATCTTCGACCGCTTCTCGCGTGTGGAGGTGGGGCGCGGCGTCGAAGGGTCCGGGCTCGGCCTCTCGATCGTCACGGCGATCGCCGCGGCGCACGGCGGGCGCGCCTACGCCCGCAACCCCACGGGAGGCGGCGCGCGCGTGGCGATCGCGGTGGACCTCGCCGACCCCGAGAAGGAGGAGACGGATGCCGCGCATCCTGGTCGCTGA
- a CDS encoding aquaporin, translating to MADSSAPASLVRRLIAETFGTYVLVFGVIGAALFFAPDNGALPVALAVGLAVLTAAYAVGSISGGHFNPAVTLGAAAAGRASWTDVLPYWIAQIVGGLLATLTFGLFGVLSGKTLDFGAVSNGYDAHSPLGFSLGSVLVAEIVATAVFVLIILGVTAAGSTTAGFAPLAIGLSLTMVHLVMIPISNSSVNPARSIATAVLGGPDALAQLWVFLVAPLVGGLLAGVVYRPLFGGRK from the coding sequence ATGGCCGACTCCTCCGCCCCCGCATCCCTGGTTCGACGTCTCATCGCCGAGACGTTCGGAACCTACGTCCTCGTCTTCGGCGTCATCGGCGCCGCGCTGTTCTTCGCGCCCGACAACGGCGCCCTCCCGGTGGCGCTCGCCGTCGGCCTCGCGGTGCTCACCGCGGCCTACGCGGTCGGCTCCATCTCGGGCGGCCACTTCAACCCGGCCGTCACGCTCGGTGCCGCCGCCGCGGGCCGCGCGAGCTGGACCGACGTGCTGCCCTACTGGATCGCGCAGATCGTCGGCGGTCTGCTCGCCACGCTCACCTTCGGGCTGTTCGGCGTGCTGAGCGGCAAGACCCTCGACTTCGGCGCCGTCTCCAACGGCTACGACGCCCACTCGCCCCTCGGCTTCAGCCTCGGATCGGTGCTCGTCGCCGAGATCGTCGCCACCGCGGTGTTCGTGCTCATCATCCTCGGCGTCACCGCCGCCGGCTCGACGACGGCGGGCTTCGCCCCGCTGGCGATCGGCCTCTCGCTGACCATGGTGCACCTCGTGATGATCCCGATCAGCAACTCCTCGGTGAACCCCGCCCGCTCGATCGCGACGGCGGTGCTCGGCGGCCCCGACGCGCTCGCGCAGCTGTGGGTGTTCCTCGTGGCCCCGCTCGTCGGCGGCCTGCTCGCGGGCGTCGTCTACCGTCCGCTGTTCGGCGGCCGGAAGTAG